The Osmerus mordax isolate fOsmMor3 chromosome 5, fOsmMor3.pri, whole genome shotgun sequence DNA window AAggtcatacacacatgtaactAGTGGAAGTTTAATTAATTCGATTCAAGTAGGTGAAACATGTACCATATTGATTTTGTGGAAATGAAGTTGATTACGCTACAAGTTTATGGTGTGGGTCGTGCTTTGATCACCAGTTTTCATAAAATGAAGTTATCTTGAGATGTATCCATGTGAATGCTCCACAGTAGACAAGCCTgtgctttttttaaattttattttaatatttttacCATGAAAGTAGCCTTAGAACTGTCCATGCCATCAAGGAAAATGTAGTCCATTGTTGTTTATAATTTAGATCCATTATTAACAGGGGCAACATATATAGCCACGTTTATAACATGTTTTTCCTGTTCCTTTTAGTTGCAGCTAAAGCAAGTGCGAGAGACTCCTCTCCAACCTCCGGCACAGACCGCGACTCACCAGACCTGGTGCTCAAATCCGACCCAGACGCTAAAGATGACGATGACAACAAAAGCGGCGATGAGATCGTTCTCGAGGAGAGTGATTCAGAGGAAACAAAGAGGGAAAGTGGGGTAGATGACTGGAAGAAAAACGAGGACGGCGCGGACAAGAAACCTTGTCGAAAGAAGAAAACACGCACTGTCTTCTCCAGGAGTCAGGTGTTCCAGCTGGAGTCCACCTTTGACATGAAACGCTACTTGAGCAGCTCCGAGAGGGCCGGCCTGGCTGCTTCTTTACACCTGACAGAGACCCAAGTTAAAATTTGGTTTCAGAACAGGAGAAATAAATGGAAGAGACAACTGGCAGCGGAACTGGAAGCTGCCAACCTGAGCCACGCTGCAGCACAGAGGATAGTGCGAGTGCCCATCCTCTACCACGAGAGCTCGGCCTCGGATACTGGAAGCGCGGCGTCCAACGTGCCTGTGAGCCAGCCGCTCCTCACATTCCCTCACCCCGTCTATTACTCCCACCCCATCGTCACCTCCGTGCCGCTTCTCAGACCAGTCTGAGAAAATACCTCAGttaaaaaactaaacaacaacaacaaaaactttACAAAAATCAGTCactaaaatagcctacacaaGACATATTTTTGTAACAAAAAATACGACGAAGAGACTTTCTTGGAAGGGGTGAATTTCTGATAAATTCCAAAGTTCAACGTTTAACGTACACGCCATATtagtaataatattattattgttatgtgACCCTTCAGTTATCAGTGTAAATATAGCCGTGGTTTTTATTTTCTCAGATTCAGGATAAAACATGCAAAATACCAAATTTATTAAAGTACAGCATAATTTACAACAACGGGAGCAGATTTGTAGGCTATTTTTATGTGAACAATGATATTTTGATGTGCAATACTGTAAACAATGTACAGTGAATTAATGGTTGGCATAGGCCTATGTCCTACCCTTCTCCTTTTTGGCTGTTTTGGAACATTGACAAGGCCACTTGGGCAAACTATCGAACTGGTTTAAGGATTCAATTTCATGAAGCGCGTTTACAGGGGACAATCGAATACACTATTTATGTACAATATAAATTCTGATTTATGTTTATTGTAGGCCTACTAATTCCCATTTGGCCTATATTTTGTCGACAATTTGACTTGTTAGCACTCTACCTTTATCTGAAATATCACGTTGTGTTTGAATCAATTACGTGGTGtacaaatgtaaatgaatataTTTAATCGAGTTTAGGAAAAGAGCAATCCATTTGTGCTCTTCCTTTGTACAGTAAAAAAGAAAGCCTTTTTGATATTGTATTGCTGAAATCTGATGTGAAATAAATGGAGATTATTTCATACCTTCTAGGTTACATCTTACTTCACATTCTCAAAAGCCACAGGTTCTTTGAGGCTATTATTTTGCAGGTGGCGTTACTCCCAACACCTCCATTTTATCTGTCTACTAAATATTCATTCATAATACACATTTGTATGTGATTTCCGTTATCTGAACAATATTGCTTTACATTCGCATGACATTTTTATTCAATCACCGCAATATAGGCCTATAATTCAGATGTTTCCAAACCAGGGGAAAATTTACCGTTGACTGAACTATCGTGACTAGATATCAAGCAGTAGTCTTCCCGCTATGCTACCTGTCTCTCTTTGATTGTCTTCTCAGACTTCAGTCATTTTTATCAAGCTTGCTTCTTTAGTCCAGATTGGGCTACAGTTTACATTGACATTATATGTTTAACATTTAGCCTACATAattttaaacatttaaaaagtGACTTTCCACGATGTTTTAAGCTTAAATGTGTTTTGTATTTTAGAATATGCAGGCTAGTAGCCTATGTCATCTGTATTCTGCAAGTTATCCAAATGTAGGTACTCAAACgaaaacacaaatacattcaTTTTGATATTAAACTCCTGATGTATGGGAAGAACTTCAGCAGGTGTGTCATCGTAATCAACCGTCTGTTATACACTTTAAAACGTGGTTTTACATAAAAAATGGCTCGGTCAATTAGATGCGTAATTGCCACCATCTTGCCAAAATTATAGGTAATGTATTCAAAGGAGGAAATTGCTGTTGAGTATGACAGCCACTTAACCatttgtgtgcgcgcgtgcaagTTATAGTGCTCGCACGTGTGTTAGAGCACGCATGTGGGTGCGTTCAAGCATAGTTTACATAGTACCTTGCagtgtttttatttatgttttcgGTGCATCTGACCGGTCCCATAGTTAATGCACCATGCCGATTTTTCTTCAGTTGTCGGAACTAACCTAAATACTCAACTCCGCTTAGAAGAACTATGCCTATCAACTCTGTGCTATTGCATATACCACAGTCAGGTTTTAAGGAGTAGGCCCACGCACGTGGAAGTAGCCTTCAGGTAAAATACATAATATAGCCTACTTACATTCTTTCAATACTAATGCACATAATGTTCCTAGAAATGTTCATTGTCTTGAAAAAAGTTATGTATTTTTTCATTTCATTGGCAAAACGGCCACAGTGTTTTACGACGACACTTTAGCCAGCTTATACAATGTCAGGTATAAGCCTATAAGATCACCTTTAGACATAGCCTTGCTGAGTCTATTTACATTTTATAACAATATAGCAAAGCACTCTCGCGTAAATCGTTGTAACCAGTTAAACTGCAAAAATAGTAACTCTCTGTTTTGGTCTAGGGCCTATGACAAGttgttgaaaacaaaacatttgttaTTTCTACGACGACCAAAGCACCAGACAACACATGCAAATATA harbors:
- the hmx3a gene encoding homeobox protein HMX3 yields the protein MPETAPETCATAKDSPFFIKNLLNCDSKPSKPKPIFASTKTALEGGFSFSHVGELNFPRFELPTQRFALPAHYLERASAWWYPYTLSASNHLHRTEVAAKASARDSSPTSGTDRDSPDLVLKSDPDAKDDDDNKSGDEIVLEESDSEETKRESGVDDWKKNEDGADKKPCRKKKTRTVFSRSQVFQLESTFDMKRYLSSSERAGLAASLHLTETQVKIWFQNRRNKWKRQLAAELEAANLSHAAAQRIVRVPILYHESSASDTGSAASNVPVSQPLLTFPHPVYYSHPIVTSVPLLRPV